A single region of the Drosophila miranda strain MSH22 chromosome 2, D.miranda_PacBio2.1, whole genome shotgun sequence genome encodes:
- the LOC108157390 gene encoding neuropeptide F receptor isoform X3: protein MNKCWRRSHKNNKNSLLSHPDTNSTGSGSVGRKMIISMNQTESVPLAAVQTLSGYASSSNSVRFLDDHHPLDYLDVGAAGAAPHALVNGTINVTTTEYNETGRGPLDPELVERFLSNRAVDSPWYHMLISMYSVLIVFGALGNTLVVIAVVRKPIMRTARNLFILNLAISDLLLCLVTMPLTLVEILTKYWPLGSCSILCKIVAMLQALCIFVSTISITAIAFDRYQVIVYPTRDSLQFVGAVTILAGIWLLALLLASPMFIYKELLSEDTPLLLQQIGLQEQIRFCIEDWPTSNGRFYYSIFSLCVQYLVPILIVSVAYFGIYNKLKNRITVVTVQASSQRKVERGRRMKRTNCLLISIAVIFGVSWLPLNFFNLYADMQRSGSGPTSNMLVIYAICHMIGMSSACSNPLLYGWLNDNFRCNVQAAAARRRRKHGADISKGELKLLGHSGAALCEGANGGDGDATGGGVSMAATDFMTGHQECGLRSAVTESVALTENPMPTEVTKLMPRPRGAARAVRIV from the exons ATGAATAAATGTTGGCGTCGCAGCCAtaagaacaacaaaaattcaCTCCTGTCACACCCAGATACAAACA GCACTGGCAGTGGGAGCGTTGGCAGGAAGATG ATAATCAGCATGAATCAGACAGAATCGGTGCCCCTGGCTGCTGTGCAGACGCTAAGCGGATACGCCAGTAGCAGCAACAGTGTCCGGTTTCTCGATGACCACCATCCCCTGGACTATCTGGACGTGGGAGCGGCGGGAGCCGCCCCGCATGCTCTCGTCAATGGTACAATCAATGTCACCACAACAGAGTACAACGAGACGGGCAGAGGACCCCTGGACCCGGAGCTTGTCGAACGATTCCTGAGCAATCGGGCAGTGGACAGTCCTTGGTACCACATGCTAATTAGCATGTACAGTGTCCTAATCGTGTTCGGGGCTCTGGGCAATACACTGGTGGTCATTGCTGTAGTCCGAAAGCCAATTATGCGCACGGCCCGTAACCTCTTTATACTCAATCTGGCCATCTCGG ATTTGCTTTTATGCCTGGTCACCATGCCGCTGACACTTGTGGAGATCCTAACCAAGTACTGGCCCCTCGGCTCCTGTTCCATCCTCTGCAAAATTGTCGCCATGCTTCAGGCACTTTGCATATTCGTTTCGACAATATCCATAACTGCCATCGCTTTTGATCGATATCAG GTGATTGTGTACCCCACCAGGGACAGTCTACAGTTTGTGGGAGCCGTCACAATACTGGCCGGAATCTGGCTGCTGGCCCTGCTGCTGGCCTCGCCGATGTTCATTTATAAGGAGCTGCTCAGCGAGGATACACCACTTCTGCTGCAGCAGATTGGGCTGCAGGAACAAATAAGGTTCTGTATCGAGGACTGGCCGACCAGCAACGGCCGCTTCTACTACTCGATCTTCTCGCTGTGCGTGCAGTACCTGGTGCCGATCCTGATCGTATCGGTGGCCTACTTCGGCATCTACAACAAGCTGAAGAATCGCATCACCGTCGTCACCGTGCAGGCCTCGTCACAGCGCAAGGTGGAGCGCGGCAGGCGCATGAAGCGCACCAACTGCCTGCTTATAAGCATCGCCGTCATCTTCGGTGTGTCGTGGCTGCCGCTGAACTTTTTCAACCTGTACGCGGACATGCAGCGCTCGGGGTCGGGCCCCACCTCGAATATGCTCGTGATATACGCCATTTGCCATATGATTGGCATGAGCTCGGCCTGCTCCAATCCGCTGCTCTATGGATGGCTCAATGATAACTTCC GCTGCAACGtgcaggcggcggcggcgcgACGGCGACGCAAGCACGGCGCCGACATCTCCAAGGGCGAGCTGAAGCTGCTCGGCCATAGCGGCGCCGCACTCTGCGAGGGTGCCAACGGTGGCGATGGTGATGCCACAGGTGGTGGTGTGAGCATGGCTGCCACCGATTTCATGACCGGACATCAGGAATGTGGACTGCGGAGCGCCGTGACCGAGTCGGTGGCGCTCACCGAGAATCCCATGCCCACGGAGGTCACCAAGCTGATGCCTCG GCCCCGAGGAGCAGCGAGAGCCGTGAGAATCGTGTGA
- the LOC108157390 gene encoding neuropeptide F receptor isoform X1, translating to MNKCWRRSHKNNKNSLLSHPDTNSTGSGSVGRKMIISMNQTESVPLAAVQTLSGYASSSNSVRFLDDHHPLDYLDVGAAGAAPHALVNGTINVTTTEYNETGRGPLDPELVERFLSNRAVDSPWYHMLISMYSVLIVFGALGNTLVVIAVVRKPIMRTARNLFILNLAISDLLLCLVTMPLTLVEILTKYWPLGSCSILCKIVAMLQALCIFVSTISITAIAFDRYQVIVYPTRDSLQFVGAVTILAGIWLLALLLASPMFIYKELLSEDTPLLLQQIGLQEQIRFCIEDWPTSNGRFYYSIFSLCVQYLVPILIVSVAYFGIYNKLKNRITVVTVQASSQRKVERGRRMKRTNCLLISIAVIFGVSWLPLNFFNLYADMQRSGSGPTSNMLVIYAICHMIGMSSACSNPLLYGWLNDNFRKEFQELICRCTESTNVALNGHTTGCNVQAAAARRRRKHGADISKGELKLLGHSGAALCEGANGGDGDATGGGVSMAATDFMTGHQECGLRSAVTESVALTENPMPTEVTKLMPRPRGAARAVRIV from the exons ATGAATAAATGTTGGCGTCGCAGCCAtaagaacaacaaaaattcaCTCCTGTCACACCCAGATACAAACA GCACTGGCAGTGGGAGCGTTGGCAGGAAGATG ATAATCAGCATGAATCAGACAGAATCGGTGCCCCTGGCTGCTGTGCAGACGCTAAGCGGATACGCCAGTAGCAGCAACAGTGTCCGGTTTCTCGATGACCACCATCCCCTGGACTATCTGGACGTGGGAGCGGCGGGAGCCGCCCCGCATGCTCTCGTCAATGGTACAATCAATGTCACCACAACAGAGTACAACGAGACGGGCAGAGGACCCCTGGACCCGGAGCTTGTCGAACGATTCCTGAGCAATCGGGCAGTGGACAGTCCTTGGTACCACATGCTAATTAGCATGTACAGTGTCCTAATCGTGTTCGGGGCTCTGGGCAATACACTGGTGGTCATTGCTGTAGTCCGAAAGCCAATTATGCGCACGGCCCGTAACCTCTTTATACTCAATCTGGCCATCTCGG ATTTGCTTTTATGCCTGGTCACCATGCCGCTGACACTTGTGGAGATCCTAACCAAGTACTGGCCCCTCGGCTCCTGTTCCATCCTCTGCAAAATTGTCGCCATGCTTCAGGCACTTTGCATATTCGTTTCGACAATATCCATAACTGCCATCGCTTTTGATCGATATCAG GTGATTGTGTACCCCACCAGGGACAGTCTACAGTTTGTGGGAGCCGTCACAATACTGGCCGGAATCTGGCTGCTGGCCCTGCTGCTGGCCTCGCCGATGTTCATTTATAAGGAGCTGCTCAGCGAGGATACACCACTTCTGCTGCAGCAGATTGGGCTGCAGGAACAAATAAGGTTCTGTATCGAGGACTGGCCGACCAGCAACGGCCGCTTCTACTACTCGATCTTCTCGCTGTGCGTGCAGTACCTGGTGCCGATCCTGATCGTATCGGTGGCCTACTTCGGCATCTACAACAAGCTGAAGAATCGCATCACCGTCGTCACCGTGCAGGCCTCGTCACAGCGCAAGGTGGAGCGCGGCAGGCGCATGAAGCGCACCAACTGCCTGCTTATAAGCATCGCCGTCATCTTCGGTGTGTCGTGGCTGCCGCTGAACTTTTTCAACCTGTACGCGGACATGCAGCGCTCGGGGTCGGGCCCCACCTCGAATATGCTCGTGATATACGCCATTTGCCATATGATTGGCATGAGCTCGGCCTGCTCCAATCCGCTGCTCTATGGATGGCTCAATGATAACTTCCGTAAAGAATTTCAAGAATTAATATGTCGTTGCACTGAATCCACTAATGTTGCTCTTAATGGTCACACGACAGGCTGCAACGtgcaggcggcggcggcgcgACGGCGACGCAAGCACGGCGCCGACATCTCCAAGGGCGAGCTGAAGCTGCTCGGCCATAGCGGCGCCGCACTCTGCGAGGGTGCCAACGGTGGCGATGGTGATGCCACAGGTGGTGGTGTGAGCATGGCTGCCACCGATTTCATGACCGGACATCAGGAATGTGGACTGCGGAGCGCCGTGACCGAGTCGGTGGCGCTCACCGAGAATCCCATGCCCACGGAGGTCACCAAGCTGATGCCTCG GCCCCGAGGAGCAGCGAGAGCCGTGAGAATCGTGTGA
- the LOC108157390 gene encoding neuropeptide F receptor isoform X4: MNQTESVPLAAVQTLSGYASSSNSVRFLDDHHPLDYLDVGAAGAAPHALVNGTINVTTTEYNETGRGPLDPELVERFLSNRAVDSPWYHMLISMYSVLIVFGALGNTLVVIAVVRKPIMRTARNLFILNLAISDLLLCLVTMPLTLVEILTKYWPLGSCSILCKIVAMLQALCIFVSTISITAIAFDRYQVIVYPTRDSLQFVGAVTILAGIWLLALLLASPMFIYKELLSEDTPLLLQQIGLQEQIRFCIEDWPTSNGRFYYSIFSLCVQYLVPILIVSVAYFGIYNKLKNRITVVTVQASSQRKVERGRRMKRTNCLLISIAVIFGVSWLPLNFFNLYADMQRSGSGPTSNMLVIYAICHMIGMSSACSNPLLYGWLNDNFRKEFQELICRCTESTNVALNGHTTGCNVQAAAARRRRKHGADISKGELKLLGHSGAALCEGANGGDGDATGGGVSMAATDFMTGHQECGLRSAVTESVALTENPMPTEVTKLMPRPRGAARAVRIV, from the exons ATGAATCAGACAGAATCGGTGCCCCTGGCTGCTGTGCAGACGCTAAGCGGATACGCCAGTAGCAGCAACAGTGTCCGGTTTCTCGATGACCACCATCCCCTGGACTATCTGGACGTGGGAGCGGCGGGAGCCGCCCCGCATGCTCTCGTCAATGGTACAATCAATGTCACCACAACAGAGTACAACGAGACGGGCAGAGGACCCCTGGACCCGGAGCTTGTCGAACGATTCCTGAGCAATCGGGCAGTGGACAGTCCTTGGTACCACATGCTAATTAGCATGTACAGTGTCCTAATCGTGTTCGGGGCTCTGGGCAATACACTGGTGGTCATTGCTGTAGTCCGAAAGCCAATTATGCGCACGGCCCGTAACCTCTTTATACTCAATCTGGCCATCTCGG ATTTGCTTTTATGCCTGGTCACCATGCCGCTGACACTTGTGGAGATCCTAACCAAGTACTGGCCCCTCGGCTCCTGTTCCATCCTCTGCAAAATTGTCGCCATGCTTCAGGCACTTTGCATATTCGTTTCGACAATATCCATAACTGCCATCGCTTTTGATCGATATCAG GTGATTGTGTACCCCACCAGGGACAGTCTACAGTTTGTGGGAGCCGTCACAATACTGGCCGGAATCTGGCTGCTGGCCCTGCTGCTGGCCTCGCCGATGTTCATTTATAAGGAGCTGCTCAGCGAGGATACACCACTTCTGCTGCAGCAGATTGGGCTGCAGGAACAAATAAGGTTCTGTATCGAGGACTGGCCGACCAGCAACGGCCGCTTCTACTACTCGATCTTCTCGCTGTGCGTGCAGTACCTGGTGCCGATCCTGATCGTATCGGTGGCCTACTTCGGCATCTACAACAAGCTGAAGAATCGCATCACCGTCGTCACCGTGCAGGCCTCGTCACAGCGCAAGGTGGAGCGCGGCAGGCGCATGAAGCGCACCAACTGCCTGCTTATAAGCATCGCCGTCATCTTCGGTGTGTCGTGGCTGCCGCTGAACTTTTTCAACCTGTACGCGGACATGCAGCGCTCGGGGTCGGGCCCCACCTCGAATATGCTCGTGATATACGCCATTTGCCATATGATTGGCATGAGCTCGGCCTGCTCCAATCCGCTGCTCTATGGATGGCTCAATGATAACTTCCGTAAAGAATTTCAAGAATTAATATGTCGTTGCACTGAATCCACTAATGTTGCTCTTAATGGTCACACGACAGGCTGCAACGtgcaggcggcggcggcgcgACGGCGACGCAAGCACGGCGCCGACATCTCCAAGGGCGAGCTGAAGCTGCTCGGCCATAGCGGCGCCGCACTCTGCGAGGGTGCCAACGGTGGCGATGGTGATGCCACAGGTGGTGGTGTGAGCATGGCTGCCACCGATTTCATGACCGGACATCAGGAATGTGGACTGCGGAGCGCCGTGACCGAGTCGGTGGCGCTCACCGAGAATCCCATGCCCACGGAGGTCACCAAGCTGATGCCTCG GCCCCGAGGAGCAGCGAGAGCCGTGAGAATCGTGTGA
- the LOC108157390 gene encoding neuropeptide F receptor isoform X2, producing the protein MNKCWRRSHKNNKNSLLSHPDTNSTGSGSVGRKMIISMNQTESVPLAAVQTLSGYASSSNSVRFLDDHHPLDYLDVGAAGAAPHALVNGTINVTTTEYNETGRGPLDPELVERFLSNRAVDSPWYHMLISMYSVLIVFGALGNTLVVIAVVRKPIMRTARNLFILNLAISDLLLCLVTMPLTLVEILTKYWPLGSCSILCKIVAMLQALCIFVSTISITAIAFDRYQVIVYPTRDSLQFVGAVTILAGIWLLALLLASPMFIYKELLSEDTPLLLQQIGLQEQIRFCIEDWPTSNGRFYYSIFSLCVQYLVPILIVSVAYFGIYNKLKNRITVVTVQASSQRKVERGRRMKRTNCLLISIAVIFGVSWLPLNFFNLYADMQRSGSGPTSNMLVIYAICHMIGMSSACSNPLLYGWLNDNFRKEFQELICRCTESTNVALNGHTTGCNVQAAAARRRRKHGADISKGELKLLGHSGAALCEGANGGDGDATGGGVSMAATDFMTGHQECGLRSAVTESVALTENPMPTEVTKLMPRLEQY; encoded by the exons ATGAATAAATGTTGGCGTCGCAGCCAtaagaacaacaaaaattcaCTCCTGTCACACCCAGATACAAACA GCACTGGCAGTGGGAGCGTTGGCAGGAAGATG ATAATCAGCATGAATCAGACAGAATCGGTGCCCCTGGCTGCTGTGCAGACGCTAAGCGGATACGCCAGTAGCAGCAACAGTGTCCGGTTTCTCGATGACCACCATCCCCTGGACTATCTGGACGTGGGAGCGGCGGGAGCCGCCCCGCATGCTCTCGTCAATGGTACAATCAATGTCACCACAACAGAGTACAACGAGACGGGCAGAGGACCCCTGGACCCGGAGCTTGTCGAACGATTCCTGAGCAATCGGGCAGTGGACAGTCCTTGGTACCACATGCTAATTAGCATGTACAGTGTCCTAATCGTGTTCGGGGCTCTGGGCAATACACTGGTGGTCATTGCTGTAGTCCGAAAGCCAATTATGCGCACGGCCCGTAACCTCTTTATACTCAATCTGGCCATCTCGG ATTTGCTTTTATGCCTGGTCACCATGCCGCTGACACTTGTGGAGATCCTAACCAAGTACTGGCCCCTCGGCTCCTGTTCCATCCTCTGCAAAATTGTCGCCATGCTTCAGGCACTTTGCATATTCGTTTCGACAATATCCATAACTGCCATCGCTTTTGATCGATATCAG GTGATTGTGTACCCCACCAGGGACAGTCTACAGTTTGTGGGAGCCGTCACAATACTGGCCGGAATCTGGCTGCTGGCCCTGCTGCTGGCCTCGCCGATGTTCATTTATAAGGAGCTGCTCAGCGAGGATACACCACTTCTGCTGCAGCAGATTGGGCTGCAGGAACAAATAAGGTTCTGTATCGAGGACTGGCCGACCAGCAACGGCCGCTTCTACTACTCGATCTTCTCGCTGTGCGTGCAGTACCTGGTGCCGATCCTGATCGTATCGGTGGCCTACTTCGGCATCTACAACAAGCTGAAGAATCGCATCACCGTCGTCACCGTGCAGGCCTCGTCACAGCGCAAGGTGGAGCGCGGCAGGCGCATGAAGCGCACCAACTGCCTGCTTATAAGCATCGCCGTCATCTTCGGTGTGTCGTGGCTGCCGCTGAACTTTTTCAACCTGTACGCGGACATGCAGCGCTCGGGGTCGGGCCCCACCTCGAATATGCTCGTGATATACGCCATTTGCCATATGATTGGCATGAGCTCGGCCTGCTCCAATCCGCTGCTCTATGGATGGCTCAATGATAACTTCCGTAAAGAATTTCAAGAATTAATATGTCGTTGCACTGAATCCACTAATGTTGCTCTTAATGGTCACACGACAGGCTGCAACGtgcaggcggcggcggcgcgACGGCGACGCAAGCACGGCGCCGACATCTCCAAGGGCGAGCTGAAGCTGCTCGGCCATAGCGGCGCCGCACTCTGCGAGGGTGCCAACGGTGGCGATGGTGATGCCACAGGTGGTGGTGTGAGCATGGCTGCCACCGATTTCATGACCGGACATCAGGAATGTGGACTGCGGAGCGCCGTGACCGAGTCGGTGGCGCTCACCGAGAATCCCATGCCCACGGAGGTCACCAAGCTGATGCCTCG TTTGGAACAATACTAA
- the LOC108157391 gene encoding uncharacterized protein LOC108157391, whose product MLPTWLTEEYIQTHLRAYCKDGQLRVLRLWAKPATEKGGNYVGVMTRIYVDYEDGNGTVQNRSFILKQTCAKDATQWDLFQEYDVYNREMDMYEVVMPKMAELLREIGVTEKLTADAVVVDRERTIMILEDLATLRYVNADRVKQLDMAHTKMTIDMLARFHAAAIVLNQRYPEILAKNYSSHFFSRNKNGYKEIFTGLFRAFTRYVNTNPSLKDRYSAKLEHIASNLMEYAARSVDVGEKDFQTLVHGDCWTTNVMYQYDDEGNPTSILPIDFQFSSLTSPVVDLHYLFSTSLQENVKEKEIELVQYHYYALKQYLDKFSYKGVFPSLHEYQLQFERRRFMTVIIANVFQPIMVYEGTEDPEFVNLYQDTPEGIRFQDSMYACEKVQRIVANILPIMDAKGLLDPQ is encoded by the exons ATGCTGCCGACCTGGTTAACAGAGGAGTATATTCAAACCCATCTGAGAGCCTACTGCAAGGATGGTCAGCTGCGAGTCCTTAGGCTGTGGGCCAAGCCAGCAACGGAAAAGGGGGGAAACTATGTCGGCGTAATGACTCGCATATACGTCGACTACGAAGACGGAAATGGAACGGTGCAAAATAGATCATTCATCCTGAAGCAAACCTGCGCAAAAGACGCCACCCAGTGGGATCTTTTCCAGGAGTACGATGTATACAATCGGGAGATGGACATGTATGAGGTAGTGATGCCCAAGATGGCAGAGCTGCTCCGAGAGATTGGAGTCACCGAGAAGTTAACCGCAGATGCTGTAGTCGTGGATCGGGAGCGGACCATCATGATCCTCGAGGATCTGGCTACTCTCCGATACGTGAATGCGGATCGAGTTAAGCAATTGGATATGGCTCATACTAAAATGACGATAGATATGCTCGCACGGTTCCATGCGGCAGCTATAGTCTTGAATCAACGCTATCCTGAGATCCTGGCAAAAAATTACTCATCGCACTTTTTCTCACGTAACAAAAATGGTTACAAGGAAATTTTCACGGGTTTGTTCAGGGCTTTCACCAGGTATGTGAATACCAACCCAAGCCTCAAAGATCGCTATAGCGCCAAGCTGGAACACATTGCTTCCAATTTGATGGAGTATGCAGCTCGTTCTGTCGATGTTGGGGAAAAGGACTTCCAGACGCTGGTTCACGGTGACTGTTGGACCACGAACGTCATGTACCAGTACGATGACGAAGGAAATCCCACTTCGATTTTACCTATAGATTTTCAGTTCAGCTCCTTGACATCTCCGGTGGTCGATTTGCATTACTTATTCTCCACATCGCTGCAAGAAAACGTAAAGGAGAAGGAAATCGAACTAGTTCAGTACCATTATTACGCACTGAAACAATACTTGGATAAGTTTTCCTATAAGGGTGTTTTTCCCAGTTTGCACGAGTATCAGCTTCAGTTCGAGCGCCGCCGATTCATGA CCGTTATTATTGCCAACGTCTTTCAACCTATAATGGTATACGAGGGCACAGAAGATCCTGAGTTTGTGAATCTCTATCAGGATACACCAGAAGGAATTCGATTCCAGGACTCAATGTATGCCTGTGAAAAAGTCCAAAGAATTGTGGCAAACATTTTACCAATTATGGATGCCAAAGGCCTTTTGGACCCTCAATGA
- the LOC108154648 gene encoding uncharacterized protein LOC108154648 — protein sequence MLLCRIVVALMLLLLLHYGGAEEQATDEPQSTPAIHRSNGRAGSSLLSHSDAYIARNQRQCFDTRNLMSCIKYKASKLIWKLATNGMGFFPNEYGRDLAADKHRLLRLVQLGEPADDIVVFNDAKSLEGDSELTLIFKFLKRAVETFGRNHGLQLALSSETGARVMDESEARLKKKKRKWLIILPLVILMKIAHLKMTLVSMLLTVIGMNVLLVGGVGWLIHYLKYKTMCKIHPHLVQTHSHVYDSEPSDYSQFVGGSSFSNSYSPYSSGAGAGHDGNNYSKDWATNKAYNGYNYLDTISKRIQ from the exons ATGCTACTCTGTCGCATCGTGGTGGCAttgatgctgctgctactgctccaCTACGGCGGCGCAGAGGAGCAGGCCACAGATGAACCACAGTCAACGCCCGCCATCCATCGATCCAATGGCCGAGCGGGCTCATCGCTGCTGTCGCATAGCGATGCCTACATAGCGCGCAACCAGCGTCAGTGCTTCGACACTCGCAATCTGATGTCCTGCATCAAGTACAAGGCCTCGAAGCTAATCTGGAAACTGGCCACCAATGGCATGGGCTTTTTCCCCAACGAATATGGACGTGATTTGGCCGCGGATAAGCACCGCCTCCTGCGGCTGGTCCAGTTGGGGGAGCCGGCCGACgatattgtggtgttcaacgaCGCCAAGAGCTTGGAAG GTGACAGCGAACTGACGCTCATCTTCAAGTTCCTCAAGCGGGCGGTGGAGACCTTCGGTCGCAACcacggcctccagttggcGTTATCCAGCGAGACAGGCGCCCGCGTCATGGACGAGTCGG AGGCGCGtctgaagaagaagaagaggaagTGGCTCATTATCCTGCCGCTGGTCATTCTGATGAAAATCGCACACCTGAAAATGACTCTGGTGTCCATGCTATTGACTGTAATCGGCATGAACGTGCTCTTGGTTGGCGGCGTGGGCTGGCTGATTCACTACCTGAAGTACAAGACCATGTGCAAGATCCATCCGCACCTGGTGCAGACGCACTCGCATGTCTACGACTCGGAGCCCTCTGACTACTCGCAGTTTGTGGGCGGCAGCAGCTTCTCCAACTCCTACTCCCCCTACAGCTCTGGGGCTGGTGCCGGGCACGATGGCAATAACTATAGCAAGGACTGGGCCACGAATAAGGCCTACAATGGCTACAACTATCTGGACACAATAAGCAAGAGGATACAGTAG
- the LOC108154367 gene encoding uncharacterized protein LOC108154367: MAGRQVLFCLGLYVLVASARGSCFDDDVPVCARSRDSGMYFLFNNECDLRKAQRGNLIGAPLYDVTLRHCFPNCDFQCGKGYQPFCGVSASTGERRTFRNRCEMARSSCLLQSDWAVYRWGVCPKANSEALAQHSSPYVGKYQRPQPVPCTRIYRPVCAVYAGVKSTFSNECLVNAENIKTQRNWRIVSEGLCGEDSTKMKHSRKYKPRAKPKLEADRTKRSHSHGKSSNQVEDFQIPEDAVQIYAPSTFHTQFISNTGTMEKSYSLPARKPYVVSAPKVRRVYGSATTEGNAPKSSIRPCVFSNEPVCGSFNGERRTFSNVCALIDYSQSVGDAWSILHDGSCRRCNKPCPSVYQPVCASRNGVDHTVINECFLERVRCKDPRIVWKIIHKGECVKSRGTIKPKAATTERGHKSSLIPRMLYATNRRNASRPSTTTTTTTGKPLVSLPITKAPINPYKPRQQFRKSFKPTPASEEYNNRKIRKIESASAGFDPVPRSSYAQPSEEESASSLWSSNDNWLVRKTLDNVKGYFSKKPSTFKKAHSEKYPQYSWIRPGESSPLPEPLEATTTSRSTASPMPPTLSIASAELLNLDIGNAANLYEDVDPQILLMLTTAAATSTTTATPEPIETTTAPTTTSDATNPPATTEVSTTEFTSPEAGEETTSEETTAGIEETSATTAATSSATIAEDLSSTESGSESNDEASTEASTTTQSSDYTVEEPLSESSGQTSIYGLDKNSLIMRLLRARTNQNVLI, translated from the exons ATGGCTGGGAGACAAGTGCTGTTCTGCTTGGGATTATATGTTTTGGTGGCTTCCGCTCGTGGATCATGCTTCGACGATGATGTTCCCGTGTGCGCACGGAGTCGCGACAGCGGCATGTACTTCCTTTTCAATAACGAGTGCGATCTGCGCAAGGCCCAGCGAGGCAACCTAATTGGTGCACCCTTAT ATGATGTGACTCTGCGGCACTGCTTCCCCAATTGTGACTTCCAGTGCGGCAAAGGATATCAGCCTTTCTGCGGCGTCAGTGCGAGCACTGGGGAGCGCAGGACTTTCAGGAACCGATGTGAAATGGCACGCAGCTCGTGCTTGTTACAGTCCGACTGGGCGGTGTACAGGTGGGGCGTGTGTCCCAAGGCCAACAGCGAGGCTCTGGCACAGCATTCATCACCATACGTGGGGAAATACCAGCGTCCACAGCCAGTGCCTTGCACCAGGATCTATCGTCCAGTGTGCGCAGTATATGCGGGTGTAAAGTCTACATTTTCGAATGAGTGCTTGGTAAACGCCGAGAACATTAAGACACAGAGAA ATTGGCGCATAGTCTCCGAGGGACTTTGTGGCGAGGACAGCACCAAAATGAAGCACAGTCGCAAATATAAGCCAAGGGCCAAGCCAAAACTGGAAGCGGATCGGACCAAGCGCAGTCACAGTCACGGCAAGAGCTCCAATCAGGTGGAAGACTTCCAGATACCCGAGGACGCAGTGCAAATCTATGCCCCCTCCACATTCCACACCCAGTTCATCAGCAACACAGGCACCATGGAGAAGAGCTACTCCCTCCCAGCTCGCAAGCCCTATGTGGTGTCCGCGCCAAAGGTCCGGCGAGTCTATGGAAGTGCCACCACCGAAGGTAATGCTCCCAAAAGCTCCATAAGGCCGTGCGTGTTTAGCAACGAGCCTGTGTGTGGCAGCTTCAACGGCGAGAGACGCACATTTTCGAATGTGTGTGCTCTCATAGACTACAGCCAGAGCGTCGGTGACG CATGGTCCATTTTACACGACGGCTCCTGCCGACGCTGTAACAAGCCCTGCCCCTCGGTCTATCAGCCTGTGTGTGCCAGTCGGAACGGCGTAGACCACACAGTAATCAATGAGTGCTTTCTGGAGAGAGTGCGTTGCAAGGATCCCAGAATTG TTTGGAAGATCATCCACAAAGGAGAGTGCGTAAAGTCCAGGGGAACGATCAAGCCCAAGGCAGCTACCACGGAACGCGGTCACAAATCTTCTCTGATTCCCCGTATGCTGTATGCCACCAACAGGCGAAATGCCTCCCGCCCCTCTactaccaccaccaccaccaccgggAAGCCTCTGGTCAGCCTCCCAATAACAAAGGCACCAATAAACCCATACAAGCCGCGCCAGCAGTTCAGGAAATCATTTAAACCAACGCCAGCATCAGAGGAATACAACAATCGCAAGATTCGCAAAATAGAGTCGGCCAGTGCCGGCTTTGACCCCGTCCCTCGTTCCAGTTATGCGCAGCCAAGCGAAGAAGAGTCCGCTTCCAGTCTTTGGTCTTCAAATGACAATTGGCTGGTTCGAAAGACCCTCGACAACGTCAAGGGTTACTTCAGCAAAAAACCATCGACCTTCAAAAAGGCGCACAGCGAAAAGTATCCGCAATATTCCTGGATTAGGCCGGGGGAATCCTCGCCCCTACCAGAGCCACTTGAGGCGACGACCACCAGCAGAAGCACAGCATCGCCGATGCCGCCTACTCTGAGCATTGCCTCGGCGGAACTATTGAATTTGGATATTGGGAACGCTGCAAACCTCTACGAAGATGTAGATCCACAAATACTACTTATGCTGaccaccgctgccgccacAAGCACAACCACAGCGACACCAGAACCCATCGAGACCACGACTGCACCGACTACCACCTCTGACGCCACGAATCCTCCTGCCACAACAGAAGTGTCTACAACAGAGTTCACATCTCCAGAGGCAGGGGAAGAAACGACAAGCGAAGAGACTACCGCAGGCATAGAAGAGACTTCTGCCACTACTGCTGCCACATCATCAGCCACAATAGCTGAAGATCTCTCCAGCACAGAATCTGGAAGTGAGTCGAACGACGAGGCATCAACGGAAGCCTCAACGACAACCCAGAGCAGTGATTACACGGTGGAGGAGCCGCTATCCGAATCAAGTGGACAAACCTCCATCTACGGTCTTGATAAGAACTCGTTGATCATGCGTTTGTTACGCGCTAGAACAAATCAAAATGTGTTAATTTAA